One genomic window of Roseateles sp. DAIF2 includes the following:
- a CDS encoding DUF1841 family protein, whose protein sequence is MFAPSQIEVRRFFCATYRKLREGAPLIPMEALAARWIDEHPEYHAELADEEAAVNAVYTVEEGRTNPFLHLSMHLTISEQHSIDQPTGIRQALDLLAAKRNSLHEAQHAAMDCLGEMIWASQRSGLPPDGHGYLDCVRKKATR, encoded by the coding sequence ATGTTCGCCCCCTCCCAAATCGAGGTGCGCCGCTTCTTCTGCGCCACCTACCGCAAGCTGCGCGAAGGCGCCCCGCTGATCCCGATGGAGGCCCTCGCGGCCCGCTGGATCGACGAGCACCCGGAATACCACGCCGAACTGGCCGACGAGGAGGCCGCGGTCAACGCGGTCTACACGGTCGAGGAAGGCCGCACCAACCCGTTTCTGCATCTGTCGATGCACCTGACGATCAGCGAGCAGCATTCGATCGACCAGCCCACCGGCATCCGCCAGGCGCTGGACCTGCTGGCCGCCAAGCGCAACTCGCTGCACGAGGCCCAGCATGCCGCGATGGACTGCCTGGGCGAGATGATCTGGGCCTCGCAGCGCAGCGGCCTGCCGCCGGACGGCCATGGCTATCTGGACTGCGTGCGTAAAAAAGCCACCCGCTAG